One window of the Corticium candelabrum chromosome 7, ooCorCand1.1, whole genome shotgun sequence genome contains the following:
- the LOC134182362 gene encoding uncharacterized protein LOC134182362 has protein sequence MAEGQSTANPNDLHLIARKLFDEDNFEYAERIYHHLLQLYVTAEHAPIEKALALNMLGRCLYCQHKVNDAMKFAEQCLSIVRDITPQHEEFLSDVLLNMGLYLYHQGKYERATKHLRESLNIQRRLSSVDKVGMARTCARLSRCLLSQWLTKEAEDVMREGYGLSFSTDNNNSKARAATLLAYAIQLNEGTEEEVKKLLQQADGWIRMMGEGQGKAEVLSEMGEVLVIRGDYKRANRILQEAATMQRHILPTNHHDTAITFCRMAEYQVKRDQQMAALTLFHESSEMMSKAIGVEHPIRGRSLFGVAKVLLRQQKWEEAEKMLKESVNILGVSICVHPTTSAAIRDLNYCLRMLKKDQEAVDILQQHQRVVSYHQVEHQASAFQVDDLQRELEQLRESNRAIQAEKAALQQQLADQEPK, from the exons ATGGCGGAAGGTCAATCTACAGCTAACCCTAATG ATCTACATTTGATAGCAAGGAAACTGTTTGATGAAGACAACTTTGAATATGCGGAAAGAATTTACCATCACTTACTTCAACTCTACGTAACAGCAGAACATGCACCAATAGAGAAAGCACTTG CGCTCAATATGTTGGGACGGTGTCTATATTGCCAACATAAAGTGAATGACGCCATGAAGTTTGCGGAacaatgtttgtctattgtacgAGATATTACACCTCAACATGAAGAGTTTCTGTCTGATG TGTTACTCAATATGGGACTGTATCTATACCATCAGGGCAAATATGAAAGAGCAACAAAACATCTAAGAGAGTCACTCAACATTCAGCGTAGATTGTCTTCTGTGGACAAAGTCGGCATGGCACGAA ctTGTGCTCGTTTATCACGTTGTCTTCTCTCTCAATGGCTaacaaaagaagcagaagaTGTGATGAGAGAAGGTTATGGTTTATCTTTCAGCACAGATAACAACAATAGTAAAGCACGAG CTGCTACTCTATTGGCTTATGCAATTCAACTAAATGAAGGAACAGAAGAGGAAGTGAAAAAATTGTTACAACAGGCTGATGGATGGATTCGAATGATGGGAGAAGGACAAGGCAAAGCAGA agtgttgagtgaaatggGAGAAGTATTGGTGATAAGGGGTGACTACAAGCGTGCCAATAGGATACTGCAAGAAGCAGCAACCATGCAAAGACACATTTTACCAACCAACCATCATGACACTGCTATAA CTTTTTGTCGTATGGCAGAATATCAAGTGAAACGAGATCAACAAATGGCTGCTTTGACATTGTTCCACGAGTCATCAGAAATGATGAGCAAAGCAATAGGTGTGGAACACCCAATAAGAGGAAGAA GTTTATTTGGTGTTGCTAAAGTTCTTTTAAGGCAACAGAAGTGGGAAGAAGCAGAAAAGATGTTGAAGGAAAGTGTCAACATTTTGGGTGTGAGTATATGTGTACATCCTACAACAAGTGCAG CAATTCGAGATCTGAACTATTGCTTACGAATGCTAAAGAAAGATCAAGAAGCAGTCgacattttgcaacaacatcaacgaGTTGTTTCTTATCATCAAG tCGAGCATCAGGCAAGTGCATTTCAAGTTGATGATTTACAAAGAGAGTTGGAGCAGCTCAGAGAAAGCAATCGAGCCATTCAAGCAGAGAAAGCTGCTTTACAGCAGCAATTGGCTGATCAGGAGCCT AAGTAA
- the LOC134182504 gene encoding uncharacterized protein LOC134182504 isoform X2: MLKKDQEADNVLQQHQRVVSYHQVEHQASAFQVDDLQRELEQLRESNQAIQAEKSALQQQITRMKSELDDKERQLQQQQREETNDMRSTIEERRQIDFIKYEMQEKQIIDERLARNLQQSERAWKEALQLCHQYGSGVQIRDDSLHMTGSYGEPTVVGDGTFTSLSDSRHAKALDRISPGSKSLDTSTTSLKQDVSLSLPVSAGLGWNREYIGLNRPVTDSDIGFLSGYDQVAKKSLQIGWLLLQDDGYSMKDISVVMKDVLDQPDCVKVTYIIEEWRQRRNEATARALVDICCHRSVGGDRSYIEHSLMFSTHSHSASHDEHYVHSAVKASAPAALDSEFCAATGNDSCRLQLPLLADRLKNAAQQDHLGGFIRPWCDIPVCVVSEVSLLCARIPSALGVHLGVSAHDLSTVPDTNIPSERVYNMIDFWIERDGKEATLTKLLEAVKGIGKLGELEGRVTADLP; the protein is encoded by the exons ATGCTAAAGAAAGATCAAGAAGCAGACAACgttttgcaacaacatcaacgaGTTGTTTCTTATCATCAAG tCGAGCATCAGGCAAGTGCATTTCAAGTTGATGATTTACAAAGAGAGTTGGAGCAGCTCAGAGAAAGCAATCAAGCCATTCAAGCAGAGAAATCTGCTTTGCAGCAGCAAATCACAAGAATGAAAAGTGAGCTAGATGACAAAGAGAggcagctgcaacaacaacaacgagaAGAAACAAATGATATGAGAAGCACaatagaagaaagaagacaaattGATTTTATTAAGTACGAGATGCAAGAGAAGCAGATCATTGATGAACGTCTGGCAAGAAACTTGCAGCAAAGTGAAAGAGCATGGAAGGAGGCGCTGCAACTTTGTCATCAATATGGCAGTGGTGTACAGATTCGTGATGACAGTTTACACATGACTGGATCTTATGGAG AGCCAACTGTTGTTGGTGATGGTACTTTCACTAGTTTGTCAGACAGTCGACATGCTAAAGCTTTGGATAGAATTTCTCCTGGATCCAAGTCACTAGACACAAGCACTACTTCACTCAAACAAGATGTCTCTCTATCTCTGCCGGTTTCAGCTGGCCTTGGATGGAATCGTGAATATATTGGCTTAAATCGACCTGTTACAGACAGTGACATTGGCTTTCTGTCTGGATATGACCAAGTTGCCAAGAAGTCACTTCAAATAGGATGGCTGTTGCTACAAGATGATGGATACTCAATGAAAGACATCAGTGTAGTTATGAAGGATGTTCTAGATCAACCAGATTGTGTGAAAGTCACTTATATTATTGAAGAATGGAGGCAAAGGAGGAATGAAGCAACTGCTAGAGCATTGGTTGATATCTGCTGTCATCGATCAGTAGGTGGTGACAGGTCATATATTGAACATTCGCTCATGTTTTCTACTCACTCTCACAGTGCTTCTCATG ATGAGCATTACGTTCACTCTGCAGTCAAAGCGAGTGCACCAGCAGCATTGGATTCAGAGTTTTGTG CAGCAACTGGAAATGACAGCTGCAGGTTACAGTTGCCTCTACTTGCTGACAGACT GAAGAATGCTGCTCAACAAGATCATCTTGGGGGCTTCATAAGACCCTGGTGTGACATtcctgtttgtgttgtttcagaAGTTTCTCTTTTGTGTGCACGGATACCATCAGCTTTAGGTGTTCACTTGGGTGTCTCTGCACATGATTTGTCAACTGTACCCGACACCAACATTCCAAGTGAAAGAGTCTATAATATGATAGACTTCTGGATTGAGAGAGATGGGAAAGAAGCTACGCTCACTAAATTGTTGGAGGCAGTGAAGGGGATTGGTAAACTGGGAGAACTGGAAGGGAGAGTGACAGCTGATTTGCCATGA
- the LOC134182504 gene encoding uncharacterized protein LOC134182504 isoform X1, which translates to MELDEVKSITLDLGNGKYVKLFQTFSIKQIIGAQGDILSCPRGDQMIVIPSGALQSDTEIEVTFYRVVESVGLDSSEFVSNLMEITPHQLNFKKSVEILMRHHLFIEGDSTKVTVLFHSGKPTDSSFTSLCQLSSVNDTALTNFMTMSLWEDFVYIETSHICRFGLHCKGKSFIEVWASFHTPKIPHPEQHSVTLCLSASRPDPNDEKFIHMAGGELECRYSTLLPLVCEEQEDLHVTVRIPSDMEGWKAREDLDLSQTISYKSIRNLVVLGMQYISTDFGFIKEKTSKVDVMDFAPIFMLNNIRCILIPSAFQTSDLGTISSGNQQTNVPEPTVVGDGTFTSLSDSRHAKALDRISPGSKSLDTSTTSLKQDVSLSLPVSAGLGWNREYIGLNRPVTDSDIGFLSGYDQVAKKSLQIGWLLLQDDGYSMKDISVVMKDVLDQPDCVKVTYIIEEWRQRRNEATARALVDICCHRSVGGDRSYIEHSLMFSTHSHSASHDEHYVHSAVKASAPAALDSEFCAATGNDSCRLQLPLLADRLKNAAQQDHLGGFIRPWCDIPVCVVSEVSLLCARIPSALGVHLGVSAHDLSTVPDTNIPSERVYNMIDFWIERDGKEATLTKLLEAVKGIGKLGELEGRVTADLP; encoded by the exons ATGGAGTTGGATGAAGTCAAATCTATTACATTAGATCTGGGAAATGGCAAGTATGTTAAACTGTTTCAGACATTCTCTATCAAACAAATAATTGGAGCACAAGGCGACATACTGAGTTGTCCGAGAGGTGATCAGATGATTGTTATTCCATCAGGAGCTCTCCAGTCAGATACAGAAATTGAAGTTACATTTTATCGAGTTGTTGAGTCTGTTGGCCTGGACAGTTCGGAATTTGTGTCAAACCTGATGGAGATCACTCCACATCAACTCAATTTTAAGAAGTCAGTTGAGATTTTGATGCGTCATCATCTGTTTATTGAAGGCGACAGCACTAAAGTTACAGTCTTGTTTCACAGTGgtaaaccaacagacagtagCTTTACATCTCTCTGTCAGCTGTCGTCAGTTAACGACACTGCTTTGACCAATTTCATGACAATGTCTCTTTGGGAAGATTTCGTTTACATTGAAACTTCTCATATCTGTAGGTTTGGCTTGCATTGTAAAGGCAAGTCTTTTATTGAAGTTTGGGCATCATTTCATACACCCAAGATTCCACACCCTGAACAGCATAGTGTTACTCTGTGTCTTTCAGCTAGTCGACCCGACCCCAATGATGAGAAATTTATTCATATGGCTGGTGGTGAATTAGAGTGCAGGTATTCTACATTGCTGCCATTGGTTTGTGAAGAACAGGAAGATTTACACGTGACTGTTCGGATTCCTTCAGATATGGAAGGGTGGAAAGCTAGGGAAGATTTAGATCTAAGTCAAACAATTTCTTACAAAAGCATTCGAAACTTGGTTGTGCTGGGTATGCAATATATTAGTACAGACTTCGGTTTCATAAAAGAGAAAACATCAAAAGTTGATGTGATGGATTTTGCTCCCATTTTTATGTTAAATAACATTCGATGCATTCTGATTCCATCAGCTTTTCAAACATCTGATTTGGGCACAATTTCAAGTGgcaatcagcaaacaaatgtTCCCG AGCCAACTGTTGTTGGTGATGGTACTTTCACTAGTTTGTCAGACAGTCGACATGCTAAAGCTTTGGATAGAATTTCTCCTGGATCCAAGTCACTAGACACAAGCACTACTTCACTCAAACAAGATGTCTCTCTATCTCTGCCGGTTTCAGCTGGCCTTGGATGGAATCGTGAATATATTGGCTTAAATCGACCTGTTACAGACAGTGACATTGGCTTTCTGTCTGGATATGACCAAGTTGCCAAGAAGTCACTTCAAATAGGATGGCTGTTGCTACAAGATGATGGATACTCAATGAAAGACATCAGTGTAGTTATGAAGGATGTTCTAGATCAACCAGATTGTGTGAAAGTCACTTATATTATTGAAGAATGGAGGCAAAGGAGGAATGAAGCAACTGCTAGAGCATTGGTTGATATCTGCTGTCATCGATCAGTAGGTGGTGACAGGTCATATATTGAACATTCGCTCATGTTTTCTACTCACTCTCACAGTGCTTCTCATG ATGAGCATTACGTTCACTCTGCAGTCAAAGCGAGTGCACCAGCAGCATTGGATTCAGAGTTTTGTG CAGCAACTGGAAATGACAGCTGCAGGTTACAGTTGCCTCTACTTGCTGACAGACT GAAGAATGCTGCTCAACAAGATCATCTTGGGGGCTTCATAAGACCCTGGTGTGACATtcctgtttgtgttgtttcagaAGTTTCTCTTTTGTGTGCACGGATACCATCAGCTTTAGGTGTTCACTTGGGTGTCTCTGCACATGATTTGTCAACTGTACCCGACACCAACATTCCAAGTGAAAGAGTCTATAATATGATAGACTTCTGGATTGAGAGAGATGGGAAAGAAGCTACGCTCACTAAATTGTTGGAGGCAGTGAAGGGGATTGGTAAACTGGGAGAACTGGAAGGGAGAGTGACAGCTGATTTGCCATGA
- the LOC134182332 gene encoding uncharacterized protein LOC134182332, with protein sequence MYGLQGSIGNRGVYLEMLILVVETPAASANCGNNSQLDRSQKRASKRVDVQFQTDPSLCIICQKEKRGRAKKDSKDRRRTEKLTTCTSLHGTLHNAATLRDDQRLLVYLVGGDDVAAEVKHHRSCYQQYTNRKDLEKLIDTEEEQSSPYETAFKNLLQEIQGPLRRGELLVTMPAMCNRFNRLLVEQGLSNPQYRTEKLKRRLRTHFAEEVVFYQTEELGKPCVLYSAHLPLIRVSELLQEVLDEATGTDTDDVTV encoded by the coding sequence ATGTACGGTCTCCAAGGAAGCATAGGGAACAGAGGCGTGTATCTAGAAATGTTGATACTTGTTGTTGAAACTCCAGCAGCATCTGCAAATTGCGGTAATAACTCTCAGTTGGACAGATCGCAAAAAAGAGCAAGCAAACGTGTTGATGTTCAATTTCAAACGGATCCCAGTCTGTGCATTATCTGCCAGAAAGAAAAACGAGGTCGAGCAAAGAAAGACAGCAAAGACAGACGTCGTACTGAAAAGCTGACAACTTGCACAAGTCTTCACGGTACACTACACAATGCTGCAACTTTACGAGATGACCAGCGACTGCTGGTATACCTTGTAGGTGGCGATGATGTAGCTGCAGAAGTGAAACACCATAGGAGTTGCTACCAACAATACACAAATAGGAAAGATCTAGAAAAACTAATAGACACCGAAGAAGAGCAGTCTAGTCCATATGAGACTGCCTTCAAGAATTTGTTGCAAGAGATTCAAGGTCCACTACGTAGAGGTGAACTGCTTGTCACTATGCCTGCTATGTGTAACCGATTTAATCGGTTATTGGTGGAGCAGGGATTAAGCAATCCACAATATCGTACAGAGAAATTGAAACGCCGCTTGCGAACACACTTTGCTGAAGAAGTTGTTTTCTATCAAACGGAAGAGCTAGGAAAACCGTGCGTTTTGTACAGTGCTCACTTGCCTCTGATTCGTGTATCTGAACTGCTTCAAGAAGTTCTGGATGAGGCTACTGGCACTGATACTGATGATgtgacggtgtaa